A stretch of Flexivirga aerilata DNA encodes these proteins:
- a CDS encoding flavin-containing monooxygenase — translation MPQLKDHYDVIVVGAGLSGIDGAYRLQTMCPDKDYVILEARDSLGGTWDLFRYPGIRSDSDMFTLGLPFEPWTGEKSIADGADILQYLKDTAAKYGIDKRIVYRTRVTGADWSSADAQWTLQLDTPDGAREVTADSVYLCAGYYNYAAGYQPDFPGRADFTGEFIHPQFWPEGLDAAGKKVVVIGSGATAMTIVPALAKQGAQVTMLQRSPTYVLSLPARDPIATVLRRTLPAQRAYDAIRMKNAVTAVGFYEFCRRAPGAATKVILGGVARQLRGTDVGMAAFTPRYRPWDERLCIVPDSDFFKAIRRHNVDVVTDSIDTVLPRGIRTASGTEIEADIIVSATGLNMQMAGGATLRVDGKEVDLGDRYIYRGMMIEGIPNAAVCIGYTNASWTLRADLTAKYFCRFLNHLDASGYAYGYPTADQAMPTRPALDLASGYVQRSIALLPKQGDRKPWFLKQNYFYDRRDSKRADVTQDMTFVRPGEVRLPEDDLHDAAAARPEPVEVA, via the coding sequence ATGCCGCAGCTGAAAGACCACTACGACGTCATCGTCGTCGGCGCCGGCCTGTCCGGCATCGACGGTGCCTACCGGCTGCAGACGATGTGCCCGGACAAGGACTACGTGATCCTCGAGGCCCGGGACTCGCTCGGCGGCACCTGGGACCTCTTCCGCTATCCGGGCATCCGCAGCGACTCCGACATGTTCACCCTCGGGCTGCCATTCGAGCCGTGGACCGGGGAGAAGTCGATCGCCGACGGCGCCGACATCCTGCAGTACCTCAAGGACACCGCCGCCAAGTACGGCATCGACAAGCGGATCGTCTACCGCACCAGGGTGACCGGCGCCGACTGGTCCAGCGCCGACGCGCAGTGGACGCTGCAGCTCGACACCCCGGACGGCGCGCGCGAGGTGACCGCAGACAGCGTCTACCTGTGCGCGGGCTACTACAACTACGCCGCCGGCTACCAGCCCGACTTCCCCGGCCGCGCGGACTTCACCGGCGAGTTCATCCATCCGCAGTTCTGGCCGGAGGGCCTCGACGCCGCCGGCAAGAAGGTCGTGGTCATCGGCTCCGGCGCGACTGCGATGACGATCGTCCCCGCGCTCGCCAAGCAGGGCGCGCAGGTGACGATGCTGCAGCGCTCGCCCACCTACGTGCTGTCGTTGCCGGCGCGCGACCCGATCGCCACGGTGCTGCGCCGCACGCTGCCCGCCCAGCGGGCGTACGACGCCATACGCATGAAGAACGCCGTGACGGCGGTGGGCTTCTACGAGTTCTGTCGCCGGGCGCCGGGTGCCGCCACGAAGGTCATCCTCGGAGGGGTCGCCCGCCAGCTGCGCGGCACCGACGTGGGTATGGCGGCGTTCACGCCCCGCTACCGGCCGTGGGACGAGCGCTTGTGCATCGTGCCGGACAGCGACTTCTTCAAGGCGATCCGGCGGCACAACGTCGACGTGGTCACCGACAGCATCGACACGGTGCTGCCCCGCGGGATCCGCACGGCGTCCGGCACCGAGATCGAGGCCGACATCATCGTCAGCGCCACCGGACTCAACATGCAGATGGCCGGTGGCGCGACCCTGCGGGTCGACGGCAAGGAGGTCGACCTCGGCGACCGCTACATCTACCGCGGCATGATGATCGAGGGCATCCCCAACGCCGCCGTCTGCATCGGCTACACCAACGCGTCCTGGACCCTGCGGGCCGACCTCACCGCGAAGTACTTCTGCCGGTTCCTCAACCACCTCGACGCATCGGGTTACGCCTACGGCTACCCCACGGCCGACCAGGCGATGCCGACCCGGCCGGCGCTCGACCTCGCCTCCGGTTACGTGCAGCGGTCGATCGCACTGCTGCCCAAGCAGGGCGACCGCAAGCCGTGGTTCCTCAAGCAGAACTATTTCTACGATCGGCGCGACTCCAAGCGGGCCGACGTCACGCAGGACATGACGTTCGTCCGCCCCGGCGAGGTCCGGCTGCCCGAGGACGACCTGCACGACGCGGCCGCCGCGCGACCCGAGCCGGTCGAGGTCGCTTGA
- a CDS encoding class I SAM-dependent methyltransferase, whose protein sequence is MDFDSAFPVAPGMTVLDVGAGQGRHSFEALRRGAVVTAFDMNESDLADVKTMFGAMEVEGEVPDGASGTVMHGDARQMPFADNSFDRVVASEILEHIHEDEAVMAEIFRVVKPGGLVAVSVPRNWPEQVCWKFSDSYHEVEGGHIRIYRASELVGKLQRAGLAPYKQHHAHALHSPYWWLKCAVGTENNDNPAVKAYHKLLVWDMMRAPLVTRFAENALNPVAGKSFVVYLRKPAVAA, encoded by the coding sequence ATGGATTTCGATTCCGCCTTCCCGGTCGCACCGGGCATGACGGTGCTCGACGTCGGAGCCGGTCAGGGCCGGCACTCCTTCGAGGCGCTGCGCCGTGGCGCCGTCGTGACCGCCTTCGACATGAACGAGTCGGATCTGGCCGATGTGAAGACGATGTTCGGCGCGATGGAGGTGGAGGGCGAGGTGCCCGACGGCGCCTCGGGCACGGTCATGCACGGCGACGCACGCCAGATGCCCTTCGCGGACAACAGTTTCGACCGAGTCGTCGCCTCGGAGATCCTGGAGCACATCCACGAGGACGAGGCCGTGATGGCCGAGATCTTCCGCGTCGTCAAGCCCGGCGGTCTGGTCGCGGTGTCGGTGCCGCGCAACTGGCCGGAGCAGGTCTGCTGGAAGTTCTCCGACAGCTACCACGAGGTCGAGGGCGGCCACATCCGCATCTACCGGGCCAGTGAGCTCGTCGGCAAGCTGCAGCGCGCCGGCCTGGCGCCCTACAAGCAGCATCACGCGCACGCCCTCCACTCGCCCTACTGGTGGCTGAAATGCGCTGTGGGCACTGAGAACAACGACAACCCGGCGGTGAAGGCCTACCACAAGCTGCTGGTCTGGGACATGATGCGCGCGCCGCTCGTGACCCGCTTCGCCGAGAACGCGCTCAACCCCGTGGCCGGCAAGAGTTTCGTGGTCTATCTGCGCAAGCCGGCGGTCGCCGCATAA
- a CDS encoding glycosyltransferase family 4 protein — protein sequence MRVALASYRSKPHSGGQGIYVRNLSRELVALGHQVEVFSGQPYPELDPGVRLTPVPSLDLYREDDPFRRPGLREFRSAVDVYEFAAMCTAGFPEPRTFGMRLSRLLRDRIGDFDVLHDNQTLAPGILELERRGLPLLTTIHHPISRDRRLELEAARGWGRITKRRWYGFVQMQRRVAQRSKHILTVSQVSAQDIAADFGVPRERMRVVPVGVDTARFRPPETPRVPGRIVTIASADVPLKGLPVLIDALAGLPPEAWGELIVVGSASEATSKRLAQAGLLDRVTFRSGLTDEELAALIGSAQVHAIPSLYEGFSIPAIEAMACATPVVASEVGALPDLLAGGVGRLVPAGDAPALGRALAQVLADPREADRMGAAGRERAASTYSWAAVARATADVYADVIADSKEHTQ from the coding sequence ATGAGGGTCGCTCTTGCGTCATACCGCAGTAAGCCGCACTCGGGCGGGCAGGGCATATACGTGCGCAACCTGTCCCGGGAGCTGGTCGCGCTCGGTCATCAGGTCGAGGTGTTCAGCGGACAGCCCTACCCGGAGCTCGATCCCGGGGTGCGGCTGACACCCGTCCCGAGCCTCGACCTCTACCGGGAGGACGATCCTTTCCGGCGACCGGGTCTGCGCGAATTTCGTTCTGCCGTCGACGTTTACGAGTTCGCCGCGATGTGCACGGCCGGATTTCCCGAGCCGCGCACCTTCGGCATGCGCCTGTCGCGGTTGCTGCGCGACCGCATCGGTGACTTCGACGTGCTGCACGACAACCAGACCCTCGCGCCCGGCATCCTCGAGCTCGAGCGACGTGGCCTGCCGCTGCTGACCACCATCCACCACCCGATCAGCCGCGACCGCCGCCTCGAACTTGAGGCGGCCCGTGGGTGGGGCCGGATCACTAAGCGCCGCTGGTACGGCTTCGTGCAGATGCAACGGCGCGTCGCGCAGCGCAGCAAGCACATCCTGACCGTCTCCCAGGTGTCCGCGCAGGACATCGCCGCCGACTTCGGGGTGCCGCGCGAGCGGATGCGGGTCGTCCCGGTCGGTGTCGACACCGCCCGCTTCCGTCCGCCGGAGACGCCGCGGGTGCCCGGCCGGATCGTCACGATCGCCAGCGCCGACGTGCCGCTGAAGGGCCTCCCCGTGCTGATCGACGCCCTCGCCGGGCTGCCGCCCGAGGCGTGGGGTGAGCTGATCGTGGTCGGCTCGGCGAGCGAGGCGACCAGCAAACGGCTCGCACAGGCCGGCCTGCTCGACCGGGTCACCTTCCGGTCCGGGCTCACCGACGAGGAGCTCGCCGCGCTTATCGGTTCGGCCCAGGTGCACGCGATTCCGTCGCTCTACGAAGGGTTTTCGATCCCCGCGATCGAGGCCATGGCCTGCGCCACCCCGGTCGTCGCCTCCGAGGTCGGTGCCCTGCCGGACCTGCTCGCCGGCGGCGTCGGCCGACTCGTGCCGGCCGGCGACGCACCAGCACTGGGCCGCGCGCTGGCGCAGGTGCTGGCCGACCCGCGCGAGGCCGACCGCATGGGAGCGGCAGGCCGGGAGCGCGCGGCATCGACATACAGTTGGGCGGCGGTGGCGCGCGCGACGGCCGACGTCTACGCCGACGTGATCGCAGACTCGAAGGAGCACACGCAATGA